The segment GATGATCGACAGCAGTCCTGCCAACAGGCCAATGCGGAGGAGGAAGGCGGTGGCGCGGCCCCGTAGGGGGTCGGTCATGGTCTTCCTCCTTTTTGCGGCTTGTGCGCTCGGTTCTCAGGTTACGACGGGTTCAACGAGCATAGGCGCCGTTCAGTTTCACCCTGCCGCCTTCACCCTGCCGCCATAGTCCGGCCCGTCATGGTCCTCGGTGGTTGTGCGGCCTTCGCGGCGGCGGCTTCGCGGGCAAGGAATGCTCCGAGCTCGCCGATGGTGCTCATCAAGGGCGCAGGGAAGACGACGGTGGTGTTCTTGTCCACGCCGATCTCCACCATGGACTGCAGGTTGCGCAGCTGCAGGGCCAAAGGGTGGGCCATCATGGTGTCCGAGGCCATGCCCAGCGCGGCGGCGGCCAGGGACTCGCCTTCGGCGGCGATGATCTTGGCGCGCTTCTCACGCTCAGCCTCGGCTTGGCGGGCCATGGCGCGCTTCATGCTGTCCGGCAGCTGGATGTCCTTGAGTTCCACGAGGGTCACTTCGACGCCCCATTCCAAGGTCAGGCCATCCAGGATCTGACGGATATTGGCATTGATGACATCCGTTTCTGCGAGCGTTTCGTCGAGCGTGTGCTGGCCTACCACCTTGCGCAGCGTGGTTTGCGCGATCTGGTCAATCGCGGAGTAGACGTTTTCGATGGCGAGGACGGACTTGATGGCGTCCACCACCCGGAAATAGGCGACGGCGGAAATGTCCAGGCTGACGTTGTCACGCGTGATGATGCCCTGGGACTGGATGGGCATGGTGACGATCCGCAGGGACACTTTCCTCAGCCGGTCGACGAACGGGATGATGATCACAAGCCCCGGAGTCCGGAGGCCCTGGACCCTCCCCAGCCTTAGCAGGACACCGCGCTCATACTGCGTGACAATGTGGATGGCCATCGAAAACCAGATGACCAGCAGGACAATCAAGACAATAAGCCAGGTGATGGCGTCCGCTGTCATGGCCGCCCACCGGCTTCGTCGCTTAGTGCTGATGCGTTCATGGCGGAGATCCTTTGGTGGCAGTGGAGGGAAAAGGGAGCCCAAATTCCGCAGCGAGGCGGGCGAACCCGCTTACGTTGTATCTCCAGTAAATACCTTGGATTCGCCGAGTTGTAGGGCCTGCGGGCCCATCTTCCGGGTCGATCCGGGGGCGCCCGATCCAAGGGAACTGACGTGGTCCGAACGAATGAAAGGAACGCCCCCTTCGGGGACATTCCTTTCAATTTCGTGGCTTAGACCCTTTCGCGGGTCCGGTCGATAACCGGCTCCGGATCGTTCGTGAACTCACGGTGGCGGCGTGGGAAGGCCCAGAACATGAAGTCCTTCGCGTCCACCTTGGGCTCAGGGCGTTCCTCGGGTTCCTGTGAGGCATCTTTCCTGGTGTCCCGCCGGAAATCCTTGTTGTAGCCGTAGCACATCACAGACCTCCTTCTAGCAACTGCCCTTTAATCGTCCTCCCGATTCGGCACGCAGTCCACCTTTCAGGGGCGGATCCGCATGTAGGCACAATGGAGGAGTGAAATCCCCACTCGTTCCCGGGAACGCCGCGCTCGCATACCGCCCTTTCGACCTGGACACGATTGGCGCGGGACTCGTCTTCGGAGAATCACTGGGGGAACTCGCCAAAGCCCTCGGTGCGGGAGGAACTGCAGGAACCGCGGTCGTGCAAGCGCCACCGGGGACCGGCAAGACCACGCTCGTGCCGCCCTTGCTTGCCAACATCGCGCTCGCCAACATCGCTGCCGGCGCCGTTACAGGGAAAGAGCGCCCCAGAGTGATCGTGACCCAACCACGACGGGTCGCCGCCCGCTCAGCCGCTCGGCGCCTCGCCGCCCTCGACGGCAGCCGGCTCGGCGATCGGGTCGGGTACACGGTCCGCGGAGAAAGCCAGACGGGTCCGGGGACCATCATTGAGTTCGCCACTCCGGGAATCCTCTTGCGCCGCCTGCTCGCGGATCCGGGGCTTGAGACCGCCAGCGCTGTGATCCTGGACGAGGTTCACGAACGCGGCCTGGAGACAGACCTGCTGCTCGGAATGCTCATCGAGGTCCGTGAGCTGCGGGAGGACCTCACCCTCGTTGCGATGTCTGCAACGCTGGACGCGCCACGGTTTGCCGCGCTGATTGGTAGTTCCGGCGTCGGGGAGGGTGCAGACGGAAACCACGACGGCGGCGGGCCGGCACCCGTCGTCGACTGTCCGGCCGCGCTGCATCCCTTGAAGGTGGACTGGGCGCCCGCGGCAGGTCCACGTTTGGACGGACGCGGCGTGACCCGCACCTTCCTGGACCATGTGGCGGACACGGCCGCGGCGTCGTACACGGACACGCTCGCAGCTGATCCGGACATCGACGCCCTGGTCTTCGTCCCGGGTGCATGGGAGGTCTCCTATGTCGCTTCCCGGCTGCGCGCCCGCCTCGCTGCGAGGCTACCGGACGCGGAGGTATTGGAGCTTCACGGCCAGGCAAGCCCGGCGGAACAAGACCGGGCGGTTTCCGGCCGTGAGGCCGGCGGATCTCCCCGGATTGTCGTCTCGACTGCCCTGGCCGAATCCTCCCTGACGGTGCCGGGAGTCCGGCTCGTCATCGACTCGGGGCTGTCCCGTGAGCTGCGGCGTGACGCCAACCGCGGCATGTCCGGCCTGGTCACGGTCTCGTGCTCCCGTGCCTCCGCCGAACAGCGCGCCGGACGCGCGGCACGCCAAGGACCCGGACGGGTGGTCCGCTGCTACGAGCAAAAAGCGTTCGGCGCCGCGCCGGCCCACCCCGCACCGGAAATTGCGGCCGCGGACCTGACGGGAGCCGCGCTGGTCCTGGCCTGTTGGGGATCACCGGGTGGCCGGGGGCTCGCACTTCCGGACTCCCCGCCCCAAGGCGCGATGGACGATGCCATTGAAGTGCTGCGGGAACTTGGTGCGATTGACCCCGACGGACTGGCCACGGACGTGGGAAAGACGCTGGCCAGGATCCCCGCCGATCCACGACTGGCCCGCGCACTGCTCGATGGTGCTGCCACAGTCGGGCACCGCGCTGCCGCGGAGGCGGTCGCCCTCGTGGCCGGCGATCAACGGGCTCAGGGGGCCGACCTGACGCGCCTCCTGGCCACACTCCGGACAGGCAAGGATCCCGCAGCCCGGCGTTGGGCTGAGGATGTCCGCCGCATGGAGGCGATCGCACGCCAGGAGCGATCCGCCGTCGGGCCTTCCCTGACTGCACCGCCAAGCCTGTCTTCCCCGGCGAGCGCGGCCGGGGCCGTGGGGTTCGTCGTCGCGCTCGCGTTCCCGGACCGTGTGGCGCGCCGCGTTCCGGGCGCCGGCCCTGAACGCTACCTGCTGACGTCCGGGACACGTGCCGGACTGCCGGCGCGCAGTCCACTCGCCGGCCACGAATGGCTCGCCGTGGCCGAAGTGTCCCGTGCGGAGGGCCGGGATGCGGCAGGGACCGGCGCCGTCATCCGTTCCGCTGCGCCCTTGGCAGCGGATGCGGCGGAAGCTGCCGCCAGCCACCTCCTGCGCAACACGGTGGAAGCCGAATTCAAACAAGGCCGCGTCATCGCCAGGCAGGAACGGCGTATGGGAGCGATCCTGCTCTCGTCGACGCCCGTGAGGCCCTCCATAGACGACGGGCGCGTTGCCGTAGCCCACGCGCTGGCGAAGGAGGGCTTGGGGACCATTGGATGGTCGTCGCCCGCGGATGCTCTGCGCCGGCGACTGGCTTTGCTGAACAGGGAACTGGGCGATCCATGGCCGGACGTCTCCGAGCAAGCGTTGCTGGCCCGGCTGGACAAGTGGCTGGCACCGGAGCTCGAAGCGCTCGCCGGAGGCGCTGCTACGAGCGGAATCGACCTGACCGAGCCGTTGCGGCGGCTTTTGCCGTGGCCGGAGGCGGCCCGTCTCGGTGAGCTGGTGCCGGAATGGCTTGAGGTGCCGAGCGGTTCGCGGGTTCGAATCGATTATCCGGACGCGGCGGACGGCGGCGGCCGGCCGGTGGTGGCAGTGAAGTTGCAGGAGTGCTTCGGCTGGGCCGAGACGCCCCGTTTGGTGGGCGGACGGGTGCCGGTGCTGTTCCACCTTCTTTCTCCGGCCAGGCGACCCCTGGCTGTGACAGATGACCTGTCTTCCTTTTGGTCCGGCCCCTATGCCCAGGTGCGTGCAGAAATGCGCGGCCGCTATCCGAAGCATCCCTGGCCCGAAGACCCGTGGACAGCGCCCGCCACGGCCAAGACCAAACGGAAGATGTGACCTCGGCTTCCAGCCGTCTGGGAGGCATTCACAGGCTCTTTCCTTAGGATGCGAGGGTGATGAACATGGAATTGCGTCCCGCTGACTTGGCCAACGACTGGTGGCAGGCCGTGCTGCGCGGATTCACCACGCCAGAGGTCCCGAACCTGGCGGCTCCGGTTGTGTTGGGCATCCTGGCTGCGGCCGTCGTGCTGAGTATCCCGCGGGCCACATGGCGTTGGTTTGGCCTCTACGTGACCTTCGTGCATGAACTGGGCCACGCGTTCGCCGCCCTCATGACGGGGCGGGTTGTCCACGGGCTCCGGATCGGGCTGGACCACTCCGGACAGCTCCTGAGCAGCGGGCGCGGCAAGTTCGGCGCAGCCTGGTCCGGTTTTTGGGGATATCCGAGTCCCGCGGTGGTAGGCGTGGCGCTCATCTGGTCCGTCTCGGCAGGGCGGTCGGGAGCGGCCATGTCCATCGGCGCGCTTGTATTGCTGCTCGCACTCATCTTTCTGCGGAACTTCACCGGAATCTTCGTCGCGCTCCTGAGCGCGGCGATTGCGCAGCTGCTTGTCATGTTCGCCACGGCCTCGACGGTCAGCCATGTGGTGCTGGGACTCGGCATAGCCCTCGAGGTGGGTGCCGTGCGGGATTGGTTCAAGGTGGCTTCGGTCCACACCCGCCGCCGGGATCAGCTCGCGTCGTCGGATGCCTACATCCTGGCCCGTTCCACCGGGGTGCCGTCCTTGCTGTGGCTGGTGGCTTTCGCCAGTGTCATTGCAGCAAGCGCGGCCATATCCGTTCGCCTGGTGTGGGGCATGCTCTCCTGAGCCTGGGGTTTCGGCACAGACTGGGTCGATTGCTCTTGCCGTGCGCCGGTCCAGGGTGTGGAATCGGTTAGCAAAGGACGCGGGGGATTCGGCTTCTACTCCAGGAGGTGCTCATGTCGGTGAAAGGCCCAGGCAGTGCGACGAAGGGGTCGAACCGGACCAACCCCGATCTTCGACGCGCGGACCCTTCCTCGGCGCCGGCCGATCGGCCCGGGAATATCCGCAACGTCGTCCTGATTGGCCGCTCAGGAGCCGGAAAGACGATGCTGCTCGAATCGCTCCTCTACGCTGCCGGCGTCGTGTCCCGCATGGGTTCGATCGTGGATGGCACTACCGTGAGTGATTCGGAAGCGACGGCCATCCACCAGCAGCGGTCCATCGGACTATCTGCGGCGCCCCTGGTCTTCGACGACGTCAAAGTGAACCTTCTCGACACCCCGGGCTACGCCGATTTCATGGGAGAGTTGCGCGCGGGGCTGCGTGCTGCCGATGCGGCGCTGTTCGTGGTGTCGGCCGTTGACGGCGTCGACGTCGGAACCACCGCCCTTTGGGGTGAATGCGAGCGCGTCGGCATGCCCCGGGCCGTGGTAATCAGCCGGCTTGACCATCCGCGGGCGAACTACGACGCTGTCCTGGCCGAATGCCGGGCCGCCTTCGGCGATTCCGTCCTGCCCCTCCACTTGCCGGTCCGCAACGGTGACGCCGTCTCGGGCGTGCTCGGGCTGCTTTCGGGCTCGGTGTCGGAGTACACCTCCGGGGAGCCACGACCTGCGATGCGTCCCGCGACTGCGGCGGAACTGGCCGCCGCGGAGGTTGTCCGCGGGGAACTCATCGAGGGCATCATTTCCGAGAGCGAGGATGAGACCTTGATGGACCGGTACCTCGGCGGCGAGGAGGTCCCCATCGATACCCTCGTGGAGGATTTGGAGACCGCGATCGTCCGAGGGACGTTCTTTCCGGTGCTGGCAAGCTCCTCCGTGACCGGAGTCGGCACGGCCGAACTGCTGGAAGTGCTGACCCGGGCGTTTCCGTCTCCGATCGAGAGAAGTCTCCCGACGGTAAATGACCTGGGCGGGACGCCTGTCCCACCCTTGACATGCGATCCGGATGGCCCGCTCCTTGGCGAAGTAGTGCGGACTACCGTTGACCCGTTCCTGGGACGGGTGTGCCTTGTCCGGGTCTTCTCGGGGACGCTTCGCGAGGACTCCGCCGTGCACGTGGGAGGGCACGGCCTGGCCGAACGAGGCCACCCCGACCACGACAGCGACGAGCGGATCACCCATCTTTACTCTCCGTTGGGGTCCAGCCTTCGGCCGGTACAGTTCGCTGTGGCCGGGGACATTTGCGCGCTGGCGAAGGTGGCGAGCGCCGAGACGGGAGACACGGTTTCCGCGCGCGAGGCTCCATTGCTCGTGGAAACCTGGGACATGCCCGAGCCGCTGATGCCTGTCGCGATCGAAGCGGCTTCGCACGGCGATGAGGACGCGCTGTCCAAGAGCCTGGCCAAGGTCGCGGCGGGAGATCCGACCCTGAGGGTGGAGCGCAACTCCGAGACGCATCAGCTAGTCCTGTGGTGCATGGGCGAGGCGCACTCGGAGGCAGTCCTGGACCGCCTGCGCGAGCAGGGGGTGAAGCTCCAGACCGTGGACGTCATCACTCCGCTCCGGGAGACCTTCGCCGCCCAGGCCGTCGGCCACGGGCGCTATGTCAAGCAATCCGGCGGCCACGGACAGTACGCGATTTGCGATATCGAAGTGGAACCCCTTGAACGCGGGGGAGGCTTCGAATTCGTCGACAGGATTGTGGGCGGGGTCATCCCCGGCACGTATGTAGTGTCGGTCGAGAAGGGCGTCCGGGCCCAGATGAGCAAGGGGGTGCGGGCAGGGTTCCCGGTGGTCGACATCCGCGTGACACTGGTTGGCGGCAAGACACACAGCGTCGATTCATCGGACGCCGCTTTCCAGGCGGCCGGCGCGTTGGCCCTGCGCGAGGCCGCCGCGGCGAGCAGCATCCAACTCCTTGAACCGATTTCGGCCGTGACCGTCCTTGTGGCCGACGAGCATGTGGGCGCGGTCATGAGCGATCTGTCCTCCCGCCGCGGACGCGTCACTGGAACGACATCCGTGGGCGGAGAGCGCACTGAGATCAGTGCCGAAGTTCCCGAACAGGAACTGCTGCGGTACGCGATCGTGCTGCGGGGACTGACCGCGGGAAGCGGTCGATTCCGCCGGGAGTACTTGCGGCACGAGCCGCTGCCGCCCGGCATAGCCGTTGCCTCGGCGAAAGCCTGAGGCTCAGCGGTTCTTTCGAAGGAATGCTGACACCGGGGCCGCCAAGGAGGCCCCCACATCCGCCGCGCTCTTCTTGACTCCCACGCGTCCAAACGAATGGTCGCCGCCGTCCCACCACTCGATGGTGGCGGTGGGTCCAATCCGGGCTACCACGTTTTCGAGAAGCTCGGGCGTCGCGAAGGTGTCCCGGGTGCCCTGCAGGAAGAGCATGGGCAGCGTGAGCCCGTAGAGGTGCTCATCGCGGAGCTTCTCCGGTTTTCCCGGCGGGTGCAGCGGGTAGCCGAGGTAGACGAGTCCGGCCGCGGACATGCCTTCGGCAACCGCCATCGACGCCATGCGACCGCCGAAGGACTTGCCGGCTGCCCACAGCGGTTCGCCCTCTGAACGGGACGCCGCTGCCTCCATGACGGCCCGCCACGCCGCGATCGCGGCAGGCGGCCGGTCGGGGAACCTCTTGCCGGCTTCCCGGTAGGGGAAGTTGAAGCGCAAGGTCGCGACGCCGTCGTCGTTCAACGCGTGCGCGAGACCGCCCAGGAACGGATGCTCCATGCCCGCCCCGGCTCCGTGGGCAAGCACGAGGGTCGCAACCGGTTTATCGGGCCGGGCGTAGATGCCGGAAATCGGTACGCCGTCGACGTCGATCGTGACAAGGGATTCGGCGCTGCGCATGCTCACTCGAATCGCGAGGGATCGCCGGTGCCGCGCCTGACCACTTCCGCTGTGCCGCTTGAGAAGTCCACCACGGTAGTGGGCTCTGCGCCGGTGTCTCCGGAGTCGATGACGGCTTCCACCAGATTGTCCAGGCGTTCCTTGATTTCCCAGCCTTGGGTCAAGGGTTCCTCCTCGTCGGGGAGCAGCAAGGTGCTGGAAAGGAGCGGTTCGCCCAGTTCGGCGAGCAGGGCCTGGACAAAATTATGGTCCGGGATCCGCACGCCTACCGTTTTCTTTTTGGGGTGCAGGAGACGGCGCGGCACTTCCTTCGTGGCAGGCAAGATGAACGTGTAGCTTCCAGGCGTGACGGCCTTGATGCTTCGGAAGACATCGTTGTCGATCATGACGAACTGCCCGAGCTGCGCGAAGTCCTTGCAGACCAAGGTGAAATGGTGCTTGCTGTCGAGCTGCCGGATCGAGCGGATCCGGTCAAGGGCTTCCCTGTTGCCGATTTGCGCGCCGAGCGCGTAGCAGGAATCGGTGGGGTAGGCGATGAGCCCGCCGGACTGGAGGATATTCACCACCTGGGCAATTGCGCGTGGTTGGGGGTCCTGGGGGTGAACATCGAAGAATCTTGCCATGCCACGAGCTTACGGGCAGGCCCTACTTCAGGACAGGACATCCTTGCTCGTGAATTTGCCATAAGCCAGCGCGCCGGCCGCCACGATGTAGCCCGCCTGCAGGAGGGCGTTGTCGCCGAAGCTCGTCCACGAGATGGGTTGGCGCAAGAGGTCGGCGAAGCCCAACCAGTAATGGCTGAACAGCCACGGGTGCAGCCACTCCAATTGCGGCAGGTTGTCGGCCACTTGCGACACGACGGACAACACGATGGTCGCGGCCATGGCTCCGACCGGTACGTCCGTAAACGTGGAAATTGCCAGCCCGATAGCGGACAGCCCCAACAAAGACACCGCGATGTATGCAGCAATAAGCAGGGAACGCACCACGGATTCGCCGACGCCGATGGTGTCGCCCGACAGCAGCGTGACCGGGCCCACCGGGAAGAGCGCGACGCCGGCCAGCGCACCGGCGGCGGCCACGGTAAGGGTCGCTGCCAGGCAGAACGCCGCGGCGGCAGCGTATTTGATCAACAAGAGGCGGACGCGCCCCGCCGGCGCGACGAGCAAGTACCTGAGCGTCCCCAGGTTCGCTTCACCTGCGATCGTGTCGCCAGCCACCACTCCGATCGTGAGAGGAAGGAACAAGGGCACGGAGACAACCATTGCGGTCACGCCGACGAAAAGCCCGTTTTGGGTGATCCGGTCCAGGAAGGGCGGACCCCGACCCGGCGCCACGGGATGCGAGCTCAGCTTGACCGCCGCGGCAATGAGGATGGGGATCGCGGCGAGCGCCAGGAGCATGGCCCATGTCCGCAGCCGCCTGAACAGTACCGAGAGCTCCGAGGCCATGAGTGACCACGAGCTTGATGCCCCGGCCTTCGGCGCGGCAGTTACGAGTGCGGTTTCGTGTTCAGCCGGCAATGTCGAAGCCCTCTCCGGTAAGGGAGACGAAGCGCTCCTCCAGGCTGGCGTTCTCCACGCCGAAGCCCCGCACCCGGACGCCGTCGGACACGAGGGCCGCCACGATCGCCTCGGGAGCCACGTCGTGCCCCGGTGGACCGGTACTGACGAGGCTCTGGCCATCGGGACCGTACGAGCCGGGCGGCGGAGCAGACAGTTCCGACTTCAGGCCCAGCCTGGAGAGGACCCGGACAGCGGCGTCAATGTCCGGCGTGTGGAGGCGGATCGTAGCCTTTCCCGCGGCGCGCAGTTCGTGCAGGGTTCCTTGCGCCACGAGCTTGCCCACGCTCATGACTCCCACGTGGGTGCACATCTGCTCCACTTCCGCGAGGAGATGGCTGGAAACGAACACAGTGGTGCCCCCGGCCGCCAGCGAGCGCACCAGGCTGCGCACCTCCCGGGTCCCTTGCGGATCGAGGCCGTTGGTGGGTTCATCCAGGACAAGCAGTTCCCTCGGCCTCAGGAGTGCATGCGCAATTCCGAGCCGCTGTTTCATCCCGAGAGAATAGGCTCGGACTTTCTTGCCTGCGGCATGGGACAACCCCACCCTCTCGAGCGCTTCATCCACCCGTGCGGCCCGGGTCCGCGGCGAGGCATGAAGATCGGCGCTGTCCAATCGCCGAAGGTTCGCTGCCCCGGACAGGAAAGGGTAGAAGGCGGGGCCTTCCACCAGCGAGCCAACGTTGGGCAGGACTGTTGCCAGTTGGCGCGGCATCTCGCCGCCAAGAACCCGGATGTGGCCGTTCGTGGCGGAAGCCAAGCCGAGCAGTAGCCGGATGGTCGTGGTCTTGCCGGAGCCATTTGGACCGAGGAAGCCAAAGACTGAACCGCGGGGAACTGCCAGATCGACGCCGTCGACGGCGGCCCGGTGCCCGAAGCGCTTGCTGAGGCCTTGCGTCTCGATCGCCAATTCAGCTGGCGCGGATGCCTCCGTCATTTCGTGGCGGCTGCGGACTGCAACCGCTCAAGTGGCACCATTCCCGCGAAGACGCGGCCGTCGTCGAGCATCAAAACGGTTACCAGGCTCGTCGTCAGCGCGCGGCCGCCAGCGACCGGCTGGGTGAGCTGGGCCAACAACGGAGCCGAACGGACATCCGTGGGGACCGTGCCAGCGGGCAGGCTGATCACTGCGTCCCAGCCGGTGCCTGTGATGGTTGGCCGGCCCGCTGCTGCCTTGGCTTGCGGTGCCTGCCCGGTCTTACCGGGGAGGGCACGCAGCTGCGGGGTTGCCTTCTCTTCCACGGCGGCACCGCGGGGCGGAGTGAAACTGAACAGGGCGGCGTCGGGCGCCGACAAGTTCAGCTCAGTGAATGCGAGCGAAAAGGCCGCTGCGGCCTGGCCCCGTGCCCGTACATCGACGCCGAGCGGCAGGCCCGAGGCGGAGTCGACGGCGATTGTCACGGAATCGACGAGCGTGGTTGTACTGCGCGGCGTGATCACCAATTGGTAGGCCGCGTGGCCGGCCACGGTGGTTCCGTCACCCACTGTCACGTCCGTGGTGGGCCCGACGGCGGCGAGGAAGTGCTGCGCGACGACGTCAGGGGTGGTTACCCCTGGAGTCGGTGTCGCGTGCGGGGCCGCTGTGCGCGCCGGCTCAGCGGGCATCGTCATGTGCGCCGCACTGTTGTCGGCCGAGTTGTAGAGCCACAGATCGTTGCCGTTGCGGACGACGTCGCGCTCGGCGAGCATGTCCATCACCTGGAACCTGGCCTTGGTGGGACCGTCCAGGTAGACCCGGGCCGTGTGTGAACCGCTCAGAAGCTCGATGACTGAAGCCGGACCCTGGGTTGCAGTTGGCCCGACGGAGGGGAGCTGCGGGAGTCCCAGTTCGGAACTTTGTTGAAGGGTTCCGGACAAAGCCTTCACGTCGGCGCGGCCGATCATCGCGATGACTTCCTCTGCCGTTTTCTGCGGCAGGCTCGTCGCAGCTCCTGCCTGGTAGGAACCAGCCAGGGCTGCCGCAGCAAGGGCTACCGGAACCAGCGCGGCCGGCAACCAACGCAACCAGAGGCGAGTCATGGCAACCTCGCGAACCATCCACCATCGGGGAAGTTCATGGTTCCAGACTACTCCTGGTGCTCGGAGGGATCACGTGTTCATGCCTCCATGTCCGTGCCGGGCAGCGCGGAGATTCGATTCCCGATCATCGGTAACCGCATGGCGTCGGTCAGACGAAAACCGCGAGTCTTGATCTCCTCACCCCCCGGATCTCCGTCCGCACAGAGACAACGCCGTCCCAAGGAGAAACCCCATGGCAACAACCACCCGGAAACAGGCAACGATGCGCAAGACCCCCGGAAAAGCCGCCCTCGCGTCGTTCCTCGGTAGCACCCTCGAGTATTACGACTTCTTCATCTACGGCTCTGCGGCCGCGCTGGTCTTCGGACCTCTGTTCTTTCCCTCCGATGATCCCGCCGTCGGCCTGATCGGCGCCTTTGCTACCTTCGGCGTCGCTTACATCGCACGCCCGGTGGGAGGACTCGTTATGGGCCATTTCGGCGACAAAATGGGAAGGAAGAAGATCCTGCTCATCACCCTCGGCGTCATGGGCCTGTCTTCGCTCGGCATCGGCTTCCTGCCGAGCTACAGCCAGATCGGGTACTGGGCGCCGGTCCTTCTGGTTGCCGGTCGCCTGGCTCAGGGCTTCTCTGCCGGGGCTGAGTCCGCCGGAGCATCGACGCTGACACTGGAACACTCGCCGGAAGGCCGCCGCGGGTTCTTTACCAGCTTCGTGATGACCGGGTACGCCTCCGGCATGGTCCTCGCCACGCTGGTCTTCATTCCGGTCGCGGCACTGCCCCACGACGCACTCATGAGCTGGGGGTGGAGGATCCCCTTCTGGCTGTCGATTGTGGTCCTGGCCATCGCCTACTGGGTCCGCACCCATCTGGATGAGACGCCCGTCTTCGAAGACGCCAAGGAGAAGGACGCGGTGGCTTCCTTGCCGATCCGCGATGTGCTCAAGTTCCAGTCCATGGACGTGGTGCGCGTCATTGGGATGTCAGTCATGTCGGTCATGCAGACCATCTTCACCGTTTTCGGTTTGGCCTATGCCACGGGAGCGGCCGGCTTCGACAAGACGGCAATCCTTACTGTGAATGCCGTGGCGATCGGACTGTCAATGTTCGCCATGCCCCTCGTCGCGAGGCTGTCGGACAAAGTGGGGCGGCGACCATTGCTCCTGACCGCAGCCATTGGATGCTCGGCCACGATCTTTGCCTACTTCTGGGCGCTGTCCACCGGCAGCATCTGGTTGGTCTTCGCCGCGGCCTTCGTGAACATGACACTGCTCTACTCATGCTTCAACGGCATCTGGCCCTCATTCTTCGCCGAA is part of the Arthrobacter ramosus genome and harbors:
- a CDS encoding slipin family protein; this encodes MTADAITWLIVLIVLLVIWFSMAIHIVTQYERGVLLRLGRVQGLRTPGLVIIIPFVDRLRKVSLRIVTMPIQSQGIITRDNVSLDISAVAYFRVVDAIKSVLAIENVYSAIDQIAQTTLRKVVGQHTLDETLAETDVINANIRQILDGLTLEWGVEVTLVELKDIQLPDSMKRAMARQAEAEREKRAKIIAAEGESLAAAALGMASDTMMAHPLALQLRNLQSMVEIGVDKNTTVVFPAPLMSTIGELGAFLAREAAAAKAAQPPRTMTGRTMAAG
- the hrpB gene encoding ATP-dependent helicase HrpB translates to MKSPLVPGNAALAYRPFDLDTIGAGLVFGESLGELAKALGAGGTAGTAVVQAPPGTGKTTLVPPLLANIALANIAAGAVTGKERPRVIVTQPRRVAARSAARRLAALDGSRLGDRVGYTVRGESQTGPGTIIEFATPGILLRRLLADPGLETASAVILDEVHERGLETDLLLGMLIEVRELREDLTLVAMSATLDAPRFAALIGSSGVGEGADGNHDGGGPAPVVDCPAALHPLKVDWAPAAGPRLDGRGVTRTFLDHVADTAAASYTDTLAADPDIDALVFVPGAWEVSYVASRLRARLAARLPDAEVLELHGQASPAEQDRAVSGREAGGSPRIVVSTALAESSLTVPGVRLVIDSGLSRELRRDANRGMSGLVTVSCSRASAEQRAGRAARQGPGRVVRCYEQKAFGAAPAHPAPEIAAADLTGAALVLACWGSPGGRGLALPDSPPQGAMDDAIEVLRELGAIDPDGLATDVGKTLARIPADPRLARALLDGAATVGHRAAAEAVALVAGDQRAQGADLTRLLATLRTGKDPAARRWAEDVRRMEAIARQERSAVGPSLTAPPSLSSPASAAGAVGFVVALAFPDRVARRVPGAGPERYLLTSGTRAGLPARSPLAGHEWLAVAEVSRAEGRDAAGTGAVIRSAAPLAADAAEAAASHLLRNTVEAEFKQGRVIARQERRMGAILLSSTPVRPSIDDGRVAVAHALAKEGLGTIGWSSPADALRRRLALLNRELGDPWPDVSEQALLARLDKWLAPELEALAGGAATSGIDLTEPLRRLLPWPEAARLGELVPEWLEVPSGSRVRIDYPDAADGGGRPVVAVKLQECFGWAETPRLVGGRVPVLFHLLSPARRPLAVTDDLSSFWSGPYAQVRAEMRGRYPKHPWPEDPWTAPATAKTKRKM
- a CDS encoding M50 family metallopeptidase; translated protein: MNMELRPADLANDWWQAVLRGFTTPEVPNLAAPVVLGILAAAVVLSIPRATWRWFGLYVTFVHELGHAFAALMTGRVVHGLRIGLDHSGQLLSSGRGKFGAAWSGFWGYPSPAVVGVALIWSVSAGRSGAAMSIGALVLLLALIFLRNFTGIFVALLSAAIAQLLVMFATASTVSHVVLGLGIALEVGAVRDWFKVASVHTRRRDQLASSDAYILARSTGVPSLLWLVAFASVIAASAAISVRLVWGMLS
- a CDS encoding elongation factor G-like protein EF-G2, with translation MSVKGPGSATKGSNRTNPDLRRADPSSAPADRPGNIRNVVLIGRSGAGKTMLLESLLYAAGVVSRMGSIVDGTTVSDSEATAIHQQRSIGLSAAPLVFDDVKVNLLDTPGYADFMGELRAGLRAADAALFVVSAVDGVDVGTTALWGECERVGMPRAVVISRLDHPRANYDAVLAECRAAFGDSVLPLHLPVRNGDAVSGVLGLLSGSVSEYTSGEPRPAMRPATAAELAAAEVVRGELIEGIISESEDETLMDRYLGGEEVPIDTLVEDLETAIVRGTFFPVLASSSVTGVGTAELLEVLTRAFPSPIERSLPTVNDLGGTPVPPLTCDPDGPLLGEVVRTTVDPFLGRVCLVRVFSGTLREDSAVHVGGHGLAERGHPDHDSDERITHLYSPLGSSLRPVQFAVAGDICALAKVASAETGDTVSAREAPLLVETWDMPEPLMPVAIEAASHGDEDALSKSLAKVAAGDPTLRVERNSETHQLVLWCMGEAHSEAVLDRLREQGVKLQTVDVITPLRETFAAQAVGHGRYVKQSGGHGQYAICDIEVEPLERGGGFEFVDRIVGGVIPGTYVVSVEKGVRAQMSKGVRAGFPVVDIRVTLVGGKTHSVDSSDAAFQAAGALALREAAAASSIQLLEPISAVTVLVADEHVGAVMSDLSSRRGRVTGTTSVGGERTEISAEVPEQELLRYAIVLRGLTAGSGRFRREYLRHEPLPPGIAVASAKA
- a CDS encoding alpha/beta family hydrolase, translating into MRSAESLVTIDVDGVPISGIYARPDKPVATLVLAHGAGAGMEHPFLGGLAHALNDDGVATLRFNFPYREAGKRFPDRPPAAIAAWRAVMEAAASRSEGEPLWAAGKSFGGRMASMAVAEGMSAAGLVYLGYPLHPPGKPEKLRDEHLYGLTLPMLFLQGTRDTFATPELLENVVARIGPTATIEWWDGGDHSFGRVGVKKSAADVGASLAAPVSAFLRKNR
- a CDS encoding L-threonylcarbamoyladenylate synthase, whose amino-acid sequence is MARFFDVHPQDPQPRAIAQVVNILQSGGLIAYPTDSCYALGAQIGNREALDRIRSIRQLDSKHHFTLVCKDFAQLGQFVMIDNDVFRSIKAVTPGSYTFILPATKEVPRRLLHPKKKTVGVRIPDHNFVQALLAELGEPLLSSTLLLPDEEEPLTQGWEIKERLDNLVEAVIDSGDTGAEPTTVVDFSSGTAEVVRRGTGDPSRFE